tccctccagcacaCAGATTAAACATGAGTCTGATCATGTTTACATACAATCCATAAAACTATAGGAGCCATAAAACTTCAGGAACCTTGTGTTTGGGGCTCCCTCAACAGTGAGACCACCCCCAAGTCTGCATTGATGCACTTGAACCTGCCAGGCATGCATTCCATGGGGAAAAGTGAaatgggatggggaaggggggagTTAGTGCTTTCTCTGGGTTTGGCCTCTTGCTTATACTATCACAGCAAGTGATGAAAGGCTTCACTGTTACTTTCACTTTGGCTTGTTGCTTTAGTCACTCTAACACCTGACAGTTCCAGCTCTCTACAGCTCAGCTGATCTCCTGACAAAACATACAATCATGATAATCATGCTTTAAAGATATTTGGGGTTAATTTTAGACCCAAGATCCCACATCATTATGAACTATTTCTGCACTTAATAATAAATGCTTTCATGCTTGTTAAATCTCCTAAGACCACCCACTGCAGCCAGATAACTTTATATTCTACTACAGGTCATTGTAGCCTTGATAGCTTGTCTGAAGTCCACTAGCAAGAGATATAAGTCTTCCTATACAAACATACGTGTTAATTTGAGACTCCTCTGTTGTTTATATGTCTTGTCCGTGAAACTTCCCTGTATCCCGTCCAAATACTTCTCTTCCTGTCCTCGACAGCACCCCCATGAGTCTCATCTTAACTACCATTCAAGCTAGACCTGTAATAGAGTGAAAATACATTATCAGTCTGCCTATTGCCCCTTCCTTCAGGGAAAACATCCTTCTTATATTCAAAGTTGTCAAGATGGGAACAATACCGGCCACATTTTAGTCCCAGAGATTGGCATGTGACCCAAGTTTGGCCAGTGGAGGGCTCCAGCCCTATGGTCATAATGATGGTTTCAGAGATGGTTATGTAAGCCAGGCTGAATCACGATCTTCCCCAAGGATTTTTTTGCCATGGGTATGGGAaaagattctttttcttcttctgggatcttGAGTCCTAAAGTCTATAAGTTCAAGCTGCTTTGAGACACCTTCCTTGACTAGAAAAAACTTTCTGCTATAGGAATGAATAAGGCCAACACtcaaaagaaacagaggaagaaaataaagagattgaAAAATTGACTCTTTGGTTCCAATTATACCCAAAGTGTACCTCAATTTTACAGTTACATGAATCAATAagttcattttcctttgttttaaatcAGTGTGAGTTGAGTTTGTCACTAGCAAACACAAAAATTCTGATTAATACATACAGTACATCACAGTTGTGTGTTTATTTAACATAATGCTTTCCTGGATAATTGTGTTAATGAGACTAGAtccaaaattaaaaccataaagtGAAGATAATAGCATTCAATTAATTCTGtcacatattcatttattcaattgtCATTATGGAGGGTAAGATTTGAGAGGGAGGATAAGAAATCATTTATAGCATAAAGCTCTGATATCTGGATTGCAAAATTCTAATCTCTATAAGATGAATATAATATGGCTATTTCTGCTTGAGAAATGAGTGGTTTCTGCCTAATCTTGAATTTTTGCCTTATTGTGTGCTCTGAATCAGTACTTCTATGAATGGAACATGTTAATTCTCATCAGAACCCATTTGAATTCTGACAATAGTTGTGATTTGTATTTGCATCTAATTACATTTTACTAAAAGGGACAAAACTGGATGTAGCAGAGATGGAATCCTATTGAGTCTTGAAAGATACAGGAGTCTACAAAAATTACAGTAAGAATCTGGTGAAGTTGTAAGAGAGTAGGTGCTTGAAGAGCCTCATTTTTTCACCACCTGAATGTAATGTAAGATGTGACACATGCTGGATGTCAGCATTTCTTGGCCCTGGCTTCtcaatgaacacacacacacacacacacacacacacacacacacactcttgcatGCCTTTAAACACAAcattcacacacatgcatacttatacacacatgcactcagattctctttctctctttctagctCCTTGAATACCTAGAAGTTACTGGCCACATTTATTATCCAACCAATTAAAAGAATGATTAAAGAAGCTACAAAGTGTTAACATGTCTGTAGATTTACTCATTTCATCTACCCTTTGTGATCCGCTCCAGGCTTTCAacatctttaaaacaaacactgcACAATTGATTAAAAACATACCACATCCACCCCAAATTTTTGAAGGCTGCTTTAGATCTTTAATACAAATATCCATGATATTGTTTTCCACATGTTGttgggaaaaaaagttttatttgaagAAGCTTCATGATGGTCCTGATTCCTCTGtttttgcattcattcatttccaaCAAGTTTTTCAGTAGATTTGTTTCCAAAATCCTGCTGCATATCAGTATTCCCTGGGGAGCTTTCTTGGGAATCCAGGTGTGGAAACCTCTGCTCTACAGCCCTGTCACTCACAGTGTGGTCTAAGGACAAGCAGCACTGACATCACCTGGGAGCAATTGAGAAATGAGGACGCTATGGCTCCACTGCAGACATAGTGAATCAAACTCTGCAACAAAGATCCCCACGTGAGTCTATGCACATTAGTGTCCAAGAAGCAACTGCAGAACATGGTCAACAGAACTGGatcctcttttctccattgctaTTATCCAAAATTCTGACTTCTACTTCATTAAGAACGTTATAGGGCACTTAAATTTGATTTATTCTTCATCTGTACTttgctccaataaaatttaaatcttatCTTTGACTGCAGGTAAGCATAAGGCTTCAGCTTGTAAAGGCCTCTTtgatgtatcattttattttattttcagaagcgTATTCCCCACAGGTCTGCACCACTAAAGTGCCCTGAGTTTTTCCTCCTGTATTTCTTGACCTTTGCTTCCCATGTAGGTTTTACTTCCAAGGCTATTTCATCTTAGCTGTGACCTTGCCATTCATCTCCTGCTACCTAAATTTTCAAAATCTTTCCTTTGACAGTCTTCCCAGGCTTTTATCTGGGCCAGCTTTAATTCTGGGCTAATGTGGAGACCCATTTTCTGTAGGCTCTCAGGTTAGATGCAATGACCTATTCCAACTTCAGATTTCATTCCTAGGAAATTGTTTGCCAATATCCACTTTCTGGCTGTTCCTACTTGACTTCAAAATGTCTAGATAAAGGTGATTCATCAATCACCTTGACATTTTATCTTCCCAGTGCTGGATGCTTGGTGTTACTCAAACCATCTTCTTGAGGATTCTCAATTTTCCACTTTCCATCTGAATATTTTGATAGATGCAGGAAattgaaaacacacaaaaacagtGATTGGCTTCTTATAATGATAGCAGTAGGGAGCAAGCAATGATAATCAGTGTGAGGGTTCTTATGAATGAATTCTGTCTCAGTGTCTTCACTTCCAAAGACCTGCACTGCCACTCCCTTTCAGTCACCTCTCCCATGGTCAGACCCTGCACTAGGCCATCATCAGGAATTGTCCATATTTGACACCCCAAATGCCAATTTCCCACTGTCTGGGCAAAAATCTTTTGTCTGTCAGACTTGTATTCCCTCATCCATGCCTGTTGACCCTGATTCAGGCTGAAGTCAACCAAAATATCAACTCAGCCTTTCAGCAGTTTCCACAGGAAATCAAATTGTTTAAGCATGTCATCACATCTGAGTTCATTAATGAAGATGTTatggaaacacacaaaaaaggttgCATATGGTAAAATATTACTGTTCTCCAAAGTCCAGACCTCCCTAAAGAAGGGTCTACCCTCCTCACTCCTAGTGCCTAACCCACAGACTCCTCTCCCTAATCCCCCCTCCTCTCCTACTCAAGACTTCACTCAAGTTCTCCCATCTCTTGTGCAAGGAAAGTCCATTCTGCTCCCAGCTCCTACTCCCCCAAAAGCCAGAGTATCCATTGAAACCAATGTCGAGTATGCTGCAGAATTTCAGGAATCAAGACAGGAAAACATATTGGTAAGGGATGAGGCCAAACAGCCAAGAATATGAAATGATGAAGGAGTTCTGAGGGAAAGGGTTTGAGAAAGAATCCATTAGAAATCAAGGTGTGTTTGCACCCTCTGTACTGCACGCTGACCTAGGTTTTTCATCACTGGTCCTCAGTGTCTGAAAACTATATGTAATCACTATAACTGAAGTATTACTGTGGGTAGGTATCCATCCATTAGGACTTAACAGCATAGAGGTTAGATGCAAGGGCTCTGGAATTCAACTGCTTCCTTACTAGCTCTGAACAAGTTACTTACCTGCTCCgtgcctcatctctaaaatgggggtaataaaagTACTGCCCCCAAGGGTTGTGGTGAGGGGTATATGATATCATCTGTGCAGAGGGCTTAGCACACAGCCTGGCCCTAAGTAAGCACTAAATGCATTTCAGTTATAGTAAGGATCAGCATTGGTCATAAACCCTTCTTCTGAAAGGCTTACATTaaaaacagcatttttaaaatttatttatttatttatctatttttattgaagtatagttgatttacaaagttgtgttaatttctgctgtaaagcaaagtgattcagttatacattctttttcatattttctattatggtttatcacaggatattaaatatagttccctgtgctacacagtagaaccttgtttatccatcctatatataatagtgtgcctctgctaatcccaaactcccaatccatccctcccccgcctcttcctcccccttgtcaaccacaagtgtcttctctacatctgtgagtcagAAACAGcgatttggttttttgttttgtttttttttaacactaaagAGGCTTCTAATTATGTAGTATTATCCATAAGTAAAAAGACTTTCCCAGTCATGTCACTTAAGAGATCATTTTATCCACTACTCTGTTTGGCTGCCAGTCTTTTGTCTCTCTCCTCAGCAATGGTAGGGCGGATACCCTTTCCACGAGGAAGAGAGATCCATGGTTTGTTGCCTTTGCCAATAACGAAAATGTTGGAGAGCCAGGTGGCAAAGCTATTGCCGTTGGCATCTTTCACATGAACTACATCAAAAGAACCAGGATGTATCTCCCGTTTAGTGATCACACCAATTCTTCCCAGGTTAGCACCTCCAGCCACCATGCACAGGTTATCAGTGTCAAATTTGATGAAATCAGTAATCTTGCCAGTGTCCAAATCAATCTGAATGGTGTCATTCACCTTGATGAGGGGATCAGGGTAGCGGATGGTGCGAGCATCATGGGTCACCAGATGAGGGATTCCTTTTGTCCCTACAAAGATCTTTCTCACTTTGCATAACTTATACTTGGCTTCCTCAGGTGTAATACGATGAACAGCAAAGCGACCCTTGGTGTCATAGATCAGACGAAAATTCTCTCCAGTCTTGTCAATGCTGATGACATCCATAAAACCAGCAGGGTAAGTTATATCGGTGCGGACCTTGCCATCATTCTTAATGAAACGCTGCATGCAGATCTTCTTTACTTCATTTCCTGTTAGGGCATATTTAAGTCTGTTCCTTAGGAAAATAATTAGGGGGAGACATTCCCTGAGCTTGTGGGGACCGGTAGATGGATGAGGAGCAAACACACCAGTCAGTTTATCCAGCATCCAATGCCTTGGAGCTGCTACGTGCTTCAGGTGCTTCTTGGGACCACGAGCCATGGCTGCGCTAGGCATGGAAAGAGCAGCATTTTGTTTTGATAATTttcatatttgtcttttattttgacCTAGCGTCCATGTGGgccaaaagataaaagaaataaagatatagCTTGAGGTGGAGATAGCCTGGATCATTGAATTTTAAACAAAACTGATGAAAAGGAATATAATTCTTCTGCCCTAATGAATTATTGCAGAAATAGACTCCAAAATTAAATCAATATTGTCCAGGAAAATGAAAGGTCATCCACTTTACTCTCCTGTCTTCACTCAGGCCCACATCCAACCTATCCCTGGGAagcaaaaataagttttattttcaaaggaCCTCTTTGCAGAGATTTGCATTCTTCCTGAGTAACCAACTCCTTTTCTTCTGACTGTGAGTCAGGAAAATGCAGGCCCTTTTATTCTGGAAATCGATGTATGTATAGAATAAAAACTGACTGGTGAGTGAGCATAGGATTGACAAAGGTTCTTGTTCTTATTTACAGTCTGTTTCCTAATTGCCACACATGATTTGCAATGAATAGGAAATATTTGCCCAAAATGCTATACTTTCACTAGTATATTCTTGGCAAAAGTTTGCTTTGTTTCCTCAGTTTATGAAACCCTTGTCACTAGTATAGTCTTGTTCATCTAAATTGGtaaaaatgatgtaaataaatattaaactatgACTGCCATTTCAAAATCAGACAGTCAGCAATCACCTTGGGTTGTAAGAGGATTGCTCTGGTCCTGATGTAGAGGGAACATGAGAAAGGCTAGAATCAGGAAGACCCTCTCTGAGGCTGGGAGGTAACACAGCTTAGAAATGTTGAGTCCAGAATAGGCAGTGCAGTGGGGATAGGGAGAGGGGGAA
This sequence is a window from Balaenoptera acutorostrata chromosome 18, mBalAcu1.1, whole genome shotgun sequence. Protein-coding genes within it:
- the LOC103008039 gene encoding 40S ribosomal protein S4, X isoform-like gives rise to the protein MARGPKKHLKHVAAPRHWMLDKLTGVFAPHPSTGPHKLRECLPLIIFLRNRLKYALTGNEVKKICMQRFIKNDGKVRTDITYPAGFMDVISIDKTGENFRLIYDTKGRFAVHRITPEEAKYKLCKVRKIFVGTKGIPHLVTHDARTIRYPDPLIKVNDTIQIDLDTGKITDFIKFDTDNLCMVAGGANLGRIGVITKREIHPGSFDVVHVKDANGNSFATWLSNIFVIGKGNKPWISLPRGKGIRPTIAEERDKRLAAKQSSG